The candidate division KSB1 bacterium sequence GCAAGAGGGATAGAGGAGGTCAGGGAACATGGTAGGCTGGAATCGACGTGAGTTCCTGGGGGCTGCACTGGGTGCGATCGGTGCCACATGGGCGGGGTCGTGGACCATGGGATGCGCGAGGAAAGGTCAACCATTCGAATGGCGTTTCGCCATCTGCAATGAGATCATGAGAGACTGGCCGTGGGAAAAGCAGTGTACCTTCGCAGCGGAGGTTGGCTACCAGGGGATCGAGATTGCGCCCTTCACTCTGGCTGAGAGCGTGGAGGAGATTCTTCCTGCGCAAAGGGCGGAAATGCGGGCCGTGGCGGAAAGGGCTGGAATCCAGATTGTGGGCCTGCACTGGCTTCTGGTGTCTCCCAAGTGGCTCCATTTCACCACGCCGGACGAGGACGTGCGGCGTCGCACGTGGGAGTACGTAGGGAAGCTCATCGATTTCTGCGCCGACCTGGGCGGCAAGGTCATGGTTTTTGGCTCTCCCAAGCAGCGTAATGCCACCGGCGGACTCACCCGTGAGCAGGCCACCCAGAATCTGATCGCGGGCCTCCGTCACTTGGCACCCCACGCCGCAAGGCGGCAGGTACAAATTCTCGTCGAGCCTCTGGACCATACCCAGACAGACGTGGTCAACACCCTGGCGGAAGCGGTGGAGGTGGTCAAGGCAGTGGATCATCCCGCGATTCAGACCATGTTCGACTTCCACAACACGGTGGACGAAAAGGAACCCCATGAGAAGCTG is a genomic window containing:
- a CDS encoding sugar phosphate isomerase/epimerase, with the translated sequence MVGWNRREFLGAALGAIGATWAGSWTMGCARKGQPFEWRFAICNEIMRDWPWEKQCTFAAEVGYQGIEIAPFTLAESVEEILPAQRAEMRAVAERAGIQIVGLHWLLVSPKWLHFTTPDEDVRRRTWEYVGKLIDFCADLGGKVMVFGSPKQRNATGGLTREQATQNLIAGLRHLAPHAARRQVQILVEPLDHTQTDVVNTLAEAVEVVKAVDHPAIQTMFDFHNTVDEKEPHEKLVRAHFGYIKHVHVQEMDGAYMGAGTGVRDYVPTFRALKELGYSGWVSLEVFQFEPGPEKIARESLKTLRQIVADI